The following coding sequences lie in one Candidatus Bathyarchaeia archaeon genomic window:
- a CDS encoding AAA family ATPase yields MIKGVILKNFMSYEDAYVPLREGLNIICGPNGAGKSSILLAISVVLGQAYTERSKRLSDLIRWGEDQAVISLLIDNSPREGKRPFPQYKKDVVTITRILRRSGDYSYLLEDRPVPKEAIVNALEKFGLNPNNMLIIMQQLMVTKFGLTSPQEKLRMLEEAIGFQSYRSDVMEALRRLKAIESEEEELARVLQSAEETYEYWRREYQRYLAKRELEDRLRDLRRELIWSKITKKRGSMRGLEEGIQAKRAELEGIDSDIIRLEGDLASLEVKMDSLRERRGILRRDLMWALRREGELSKELEWVKNSIIEAEEGLAILGDLEAGGNPPMGLLEQYMRSLKSRRDDRRRLLELSRAELEGLLDRRTQLEGQMEGVEGEWTAGLERLVDLKVRLGILKFRREMVSWEIRDLELQLRRGEEELRPLLEEAKRLGEEFLNPRRYIEIVSDISALEERLKPLKDVSEDVQRAYESYSTEFKALKERAERVYQSKRELEAELKRREERWRSIVGDFVSTLSKRYDELLQMVNGSGRVRLVRGENVEGAGLEISAGFRGVRPTPLDSLTQSGGERSLALISFLLALQQHIRSPFRGIDEFDVHLDPRNREEVSKLIVSSLRGLQGVQYIVITPGQVRVDRGVHVIVVQNVGGVSRVGLLEGMGGDGGAVEEGIVGDIERLRAR; encoded by the coding sequence ATGATCAAAGGCGTGATCCTGAAGAATTTCATGTCCTACGAGGATGCCTACGTACCGTTGAGGGAGGGGTTGAACATAATCTGCGGGCCGAATGGTGCCGGGAAGTCCTCCATATTGCTGGCGATCTCCGTCGTCCTCGGCCAAGCATATACGGAGAGGTCCAAGAGGCTGAGCGATCTGATACGGTGGGGGGAAGATCAAGCGGTCATATCTCTTTTGATCGATAACTCGCCTAGGGAAGGGAAAAGGCCCTTCCCCCAATATAAGAAGGACGTCGTGACCATAACTAGGATTTTGAGGAGGAGCGGGGATTATTCATACCTCTTGGAGGATAGGCCGGTACCTAAGGAGGCGATAGTGAATGCCCTAGAGAAGTTCGGCCTGAACCCGAACAACATGCTCATAATAATGCAACAATTGATGGTCACCAAATTCGGCTTGACTAGCCCTCAGGAAAAGCTGCGGATGTTGGAGGAGGCCATAGGCTTCCAATCCTATAGATCCGATGTCATGGAGGCCCTGAGGAGGCTTAAGGCGATCGAGAGCGAAGAGGAGGAGCTGGCGAGGGTTCTGCAATCCGCGGAAGAGACGTACGAATATTGGAGGAGGGAGTATCAAAGATACCTCGCGAAGAGGGAGCTTGAGGACAGGCTGAGGGACTTGAGAAGGGAGTTGATCTGGTCCAAGATCACGAAAAAGAGGGGCTCGATGAGGGGGCTTGAGGAGGGGATCCAAGCTAAGAGGGCCGAGCTGGAGGGGATTGATAGTGATATAATTCGGCTGGAAGGGGATCTCGCATCGCTCGAGGTCAAGATGGATTCGTTAAGGGAGAGGAGGGGGATCCTCAGGAGGGATTTGATGTGGGCCTTGAGGCGGGAGGGGGAATTATCCAAGGAGTTGGAGTGGGTGAAGAACTCAATTATTGAAGCGGAGGAGGGCTTGGCGATCTTGGGGGATTTGGAGGCGGGCGGGAATCCCCCAATGGGACTCCTTGAGCAATACATGCGCTCCCTCAAATCCCGTAGGGACGATCGCCGGAGGTTGCTAGAGCTCTCGAGGGCCGAGCTGGAGGGCCTCTTGGACCGGAGGACGCAACTGGAGGGCCAAATGGAGGGGGTGGAGGGGGAATGGACCGCCGGCCTCGAGAGGCTAGTGGATCTCAAGGTGCGATTGGGGATCCTCAAGTTCAGGAGGGAGATGGTTAGCTGGGAGATAAGGGATCTGGAGTTGCAATTGAGGAGAGGGGAGGAGGAGCTGAGGCCTTTGTTGGAGGAGGCCAAGAGGCTTGGGGAGGAATTTTTGAACCCGAGGCGATATATTGAGATAGTCTCCGATATCAGCGCGTTGGAGGAAAGGCTGAAGCCCCTGAAGGACGTTTCCGAAGATGTTCAAAGGGCCTACGAATCCTACTCGACCGAGTTCAAGGCCCTGAAGGAAAGAGCCGAGCGCGTTTATCAAAGCAAGAGGGAATTGGAGGCCGAATTGAAGCGACGCGAGGAAAGGTGGAGGTCCATAGTGGGGGATTTCGTATCGACTCTCAGTAAGAGGTATGACGAATTGTTACAAATGGTAAATGGCAGTGGTAGGGTGAGGTTAGTTAGGGGTGAGAATGTGGAGGGGGCGGGATTGGAGATAAGCGCAGGTTTCAGGGGCGTAAGGCCAACTCCCTTGGATTCCCTCACCCAGAGCGGTGGGGAGAGAAGCTTGGCCTTGATATCCTTCCTCTTGGCCCTTCAGCAGCACATAAGGTCCCCCTTCAGAGGCATAGATGAATTCGATGTCCATCTCGATCCGAGGAATAGGGAGGAGGTTTCCAAATTGATAGTTTCCAGCTTAAGGGGCCTTCAAGGCGTCCAGTACATCGTCATCACGCCAGGCCAAGTGAGGGTGGATAGGGGGGTGCATGTGATAGTGGTCCAAAACGTAGGCGGGGTTTCGAGGGTGGGATTATTGGAGGGAATGGGGGGCGATGGGGGAGCCGTTGAGGAAGGGATTGTGGGAGATATTGAGAGATTGCGAGCTCGTTGA
- a CDS encoding DUF99 family protein has product MVATTFANFRITGIAASRITVDGMDSTEKLIKALGSAKADAILLDGICHAGFNILNPRAISKSTGIPVIIISEEEPDMPSMKRALEKHFPDWRERWRIIRGSGKLAPLCLREGEAPIYFKAIGMSAASAKALIRYLSVNSKFPEPIRASKLIARGLTSPEQ; this is encoded by the coding sequence TTGGTCGCGACCACTTTCGCCAATTTCAGGATAACCGGGATAGCGGCCTCTAGGATAACCGTTGATGGGATGGATTCCACGGAGAAGTTGATCAAGGCCTTGGGCTCCGCCAAGGCCGATGCGATCCTATTGGATGGGATATGTCACGCCGGATTCAATATATTGAACCCAAGAGCGATCTCCAAATCCACGGGCATTCCAGTCATAATAATTTCGGAGGAGGAGCCTGATATGCCCTCCATGAAGCGCGCCTTGGAGAAGCACTTCCCGGATTGGAGGGAGCGTTGGAGGATAATTCGGGGGAGCGGGAAGCTCGCTCCGCTTTGCCTAAGGGAGGGGGAAGCCCCCATCTACTTCAAGGCCATTGGTATGAGCGCGGCCTCTGCGAAGGCGCTCATAAGATATCTCTCGGTAAATTCGAAATTCCCGGAGCCCATAAGGGCATCAAAATTGATCGCTAGGGGGCTGACCTCCCCCGAGCAGTGA
- a CDS encoding ORC1-type DNA replication protein: MSAKDALDSLFSRYLSGSKIFVNRDVLKHDYIPDNLPHRGEQIQKLGGILAPALNKSKISNAFIYGKTGTGKTAVTKFVLSRFGGKAREVGAPVDVCYVNCRLSGTNYRVLASICKSVGMEVPFTGLATGELLDRFKNFINLHNSIIIVALDEMDALVRDRGDDDLLYELTRINEGLRNGWVALVGITNDVNFKEFLDPRVLSSLSEEEVVFKPYLANELFDILWERAEMAFVKGAVEEGTIKLCAALAAGEHGDARRALDLLRVAGELAERLGKERVDEELVRLAQQKVEHDRITEVLKSLPIHSKLVLLSVFILNAKLEVNGAITGDVYNVYSELCQKISLEPLTQRRVSGLINELDVLGILNARVVSFGRYGRTKKIRLGVPERVIMEILSEDEIVGKLFSFSPTSVKRK, encoded by the coding sequence TTGTCTGCGAAGGATGCTTTGGACTCCCTATTCTCTAGGTATCTCTCCGGCTCCAAAATATTCGTGAATAGGGACGTTTTGAAACATGATTATATTCCCGACAATCTCCCCCATCGCGGCGAGCAGATCCAAAAATTGGGCGGGATCTTAGCCCCCGCGTTGAACAAATCTAAGATATCCAACGCATTCATCTATGGGAAGACCGGGACGGGGAAGACCGCCGTAACCAAATTCGTCCTTTCTAGGTTCGGGGGGAAGGCAAGGGAGGTCGGTGCCCCAGTCGACGTTTGTTATGTGAACTGCCGCCTCTCCGGGACCAATTATAGGGTTTTGGCCTCAATTTGTAAATCGGTGGGGATGGAAGTTCCCTTCACGGGCTTGGCCACCGGCGAATTATTGGATCGTTTCAAGAACTTCATCAACCTCCACAATTCCATAATAATAGTCGCCCTCGATGAGATGGACGCACTCGTGAGGGATAGGGGGGATGATGATCTTCTCTACGAGCTCACCAGGATCAACGAGGGTCTGAGGAACGGTTGGGTTGCCCTCGTGGGCATCACGAACGACGTGAACTTCAAGGAGTTCTTGGATCCGAGGGTTTTGAGCAGTTTGAGCGAGGAGGAGGTGGTCTTCAAGCCGTACTTGGCCAATGAGCTTTTCGATATACTTTGGGAAAGGGCCGAGATGGCCTTTGTCAAGGGCGCGGTGGAGGAAGGTACCATAAAGCTCTGCGCCGCGCTCGCGGCCGGGGAGCATGGGGATGCTAGGAGGGCCCTCGATCTCCTCAGGGTGGCGGGTGAATTGGCGGAAAGGCTCGGCAAGGAAAGGGTGGATGAGGAATTGGTCAGATTGGCCCAACAGAAGGTGGAACATGATAGGATTACTGAGGTATTGAAATCGCTCCCCATACACTCCAAACTTGTCCTTCTGAGCGTCTTCATCTTAAACGCCAAGCTGGAGGTTAATGGCGCCATCACCGGCGATGTCTACAACGTCTATTCGGAACTATGCCAAAAGATATCATTGGAACCCCTCACCCAGAGGAGGGTGAGCGGCCTCATAAACGAACTCGACGTCTTGGGCATATTGAACGCTAGGGTCGTCAGCTTCGGCAGATATGGGAGGACGAAGAAGATACGCCTCGGCGTTCCCGAAAGGGTTATAATGGAGATACTATCCGAAGATGAAATAGTTGGGAAGCTATTCAGCTTCTCCCCCACATCGGTCAAGAGGAAGTAA